The Cannabis sativa cultivar Pink pepper isolate KNU-18-1 unplaced genomic scaffold, ASM2916894v1 Contig3, whole genome shotgun sequence genome window below encodes:
- the LOC133033247 gene encoding probable pectin methylesterase CGR3, producing the protein MSRRPVNPARRIGDGGSIPFVGAVQSKTRSSPLLSIGLVVLGAILLLCYSYSGSGGLSSKEVMSKFEGGVSCTYEVQRAIPVLKKAYGDSMRKVLHVGPETCSVVSKLLKEEDTEAWGVEPYDLEDVDTNCKSLVRKGIVRMADIKFPLPYRTKSFSLVIVSDALDYLSPKYLNKTLPELARVSTDGVVIFSGYPGQNRAKVAELSKFGRPAKLRSSSWWIRFFLQNSLEDNEAASTKFDQASIKRSYKPACQVFHLKSYQ; encoded by the exons atgtcaAGGAGGCCAGTAAATCCTGCTAGGCGCATTGGTGATGGAGGAAGCATTCCATTTGTGGGTGCTGTCCAATCTAAAACACGCTCATCACCATTACTATCTATTGGCCTCGTAGTCTTG GGTGCAATTCTTCTTCTTTGCTACAGCTACAGTGGTTCAG GTGGACTGAGCAGTAAAGAGGTTATGAGTAAATTTGAAG GTGGTGTTTCATGCACGTATGAAGTCCAGAGAGCCATACCTGTTCTGAAGAAAGCATATGGTGACAGCATGCGTAAAGTGTTGCATGTGGGCCCCGAGACTTGTTCTGTGGTATCTAAACTGCTGAAAGAGGAGGATACTGAAGCCTGGGGTGTGGAACCATATGACTTGGAGGATGTGGACACTAATTGCAAGAGTCTCGTGCGCAAGGGCATTGTGCGAATGGCTGATATAAAATTCCCACTGCCATACAGGACAAAGTCATTTTCTCTTGTAATAGTGTCTGATGCACTGGATTACTTGTCTCCAAAATACCTCAACAAAACTCTTCCAGAGTTGGCTAGGGTGTCTACTGACGGTGTTGTTATATTTTCCG GCTATCCAGGTCAGAATAGAGCTAAAGTTGCTGAGCTTTCCAAATTTGGCCGTCCa GCTAAATTGAGAAGCTCTTCTTGGTGGATAAGGTTTTTTCTCCAAAATAGCTTAGAAGATAACGAAGCAGCATCGACCAAATTTGATCAAGCTTCAATTAAGAGATCGTACAAGCCTGCCTGCCAAGTTTTTCACCTCAAATCGTATCAATGA
- the LOC133029058 gene encoding probable pectin methylesterase CGR3 — MSRRPVNPARRIGDGGSIPFVGAVQSKTRSSPLLSIGLVVLGAILLICYSYSGSGGLSSKEVMSKFEGGVSCTYEVQRAIPVLKKAYGDSMRKVLHVGPETCSVVSKLLKEEDTEAWGVEPYDLEDVDTNCKSLVRKGIVRMADIKFPLPYRTKSFSLVIVSDALDYLSPKYLNKTLPELARVSTDGVVIFSGYPGQNRAIVAELSKFGRPAKLRSSSWWIKFFLQNSLEDNEAASTKFDQASIKSSYKPACQVFHLKSYQ; from the exons ATGTCAAGGAGGCCAGTAAATCCTGCTAGGCGCATTGGTGATGGAGGAAGCATTCCATTTGTGGGTGCTGTCCAATCTAAAACACGCTCATCACCATTACTATCTATTGGCCTCGTAGTCTTG GGTGCAATTCTTCTTATTTGCTACAGCTATAGTGGTTCAG GTGGACTGAGCAGTAAAGAGGTTATGAGTAAATTTGAAG GTGGTGTTTCATGCACGTATGAAGTCCAAAGAGCCATACCTGTTCTGAAGAAAGCGTATGGTGACAGCATGCGTAAAGTGTTGCATGTGGGCCCTGAGACTTGTTCTGTGGTATCTAAACTGCTGAAAGAGGAGGATACTGAAGCCTGGGGTGTGGAACCATATGACTTGGAGGATGTGGACACTAATTGCAAGAGTCTCGTGCGCAAGGGCATTGTGCGAATGGCTGATATAAAATTCCCACTGCCATACAGGACAAAGTCATTTTCTCTTGTAATAGTGTCTGATGCACTGGATTACTTGTCTCCAAAATACCTAAACAAAACTCTTCCAGAGTTGGCTAGGGTGTCTACTGACGGTGTTGTTATATTTTCCG GCTATCCAGGTCAGAATAGAGCTATAGTTGCTGAGCTTTCCAAATTTGGCCGTCCa GCTAAATTGAGAAGCTCTTCTTGGTGGATAAAGTTTTTTCTCCAAAATAGCTTAGAAGATAACGAAGCAGCATCGACCAAATTTGATCAAGCTTCAATTAAGAGCTCGTACAAGCCTGCCTGCCAAGTTTTTCACCTCAAATCGTATCAATAA
- the LOC133033172 gene encoding LL-diaminopimelate aminotransferase, chloroplastic-like — protein sequence MSITQSLASSISISSSSSAFFVPTSFVPRFQNVQFPAKSIGVCKCVATPQEQETVFKTKVSRNANIGKLQAGYLFPEIARRRNAHLLKYPDAKVISLGIGDTTEPIPEVITSAMSARSHALSTREGYSGYGAEQGEKPLRTAIASTFYREFGIEDDDIFVSDGAKCDISRLQVVFGSDVTMAVQDPSYPAYVDSSVIMGQTGQFQKDVEKYANIEYMRCTPENGFFPDLSSISRTDIIFFCSPNNPTGSAATREQLTQLVKFAKDNGSIIVYDTAYALYMSEDNPRTIFEIPGAKEVAIETSSFSKYAGFTGVRLGWTVVPKQLLFSDGSPVAKDFNRIVSTCFNGASNIAQAGALACLSPEGLKAMHEVIGFYKENTEIIVETFNSLGFKVYGGKNAPYVWVHFPGRSSWDVFSEILEKTHVVTTPGSGFGPGGEGFIRVSAFGHRENVLEACRRFKQLYQ from the exons ATGTCTATTACTCAGAGCCTTGCTTCCTCCATCTCCATCTCATCCTCTTCATCTGCATTCTTCGTTCCCACCAGCTTCGTCCCCAG ATTTCAGAATGTTCAGTTTCCGGCGAAATCCATTGGGGTCTGTAAATGTGTTGCTACGCCCCAAGAACAGGAGACTG TTTTCAAGACCAAGGTTTCTCGCAATGCGAACATAGGCAAGCTCCAAGCTGGTTATCTTTTTCCGGAG ATTGCTAGAAGAAGGAACGCACACTTGCTGAAGTACCCTGATGCAAAGGTGATAAGCCTTGGAATCGGTGATACTACAGAGCCCATTCCCGAAGTTATAACATCTGCAATGTCAGCG CGATCGCATGCCTTGTCCACCCGAGAAGGTTATAGTGGTTATGGAGCTGAACAGGGTGAGAAG CCATTGAGAACTGCAATTGCTTCAACATTTTATCGTGAGTTTGGCATAGAGGATGATGACATATTTGTATCAGATGGTGCAAAATGTGATATATCACGACTTCAG GTTGTTTTCGGGTCTGATGTTACAATGGCAGTCCAAGATCCATCCTATCCG GCTTATGTAGATTCCAGTGTTATTATGGGTCAGACTGGACAGTTTCAGAAGGATGTTGAGAAATATGCAAATATTGAGTATATGAGATGTACTCCTGAAAATGGTTTCTTCCCTGATTTATCGTCTATTTCACGAacagatataatatttttttgttcgCCAAACAATCCTACTGGCTCTGCTGCAACAAGAGAACAATTGACTCAACTTGTAAAGTTTGCTAAGGATAACGGGTCAATTATAGTCTATGATACTGCGTATGCTTTATATATGTCAGAGGACAACCCCCGAACCATCTTTGAAATCCCTGGTGCCAAAGAG GTTGCTATTGAGACATCATCATTCAGTAAGTATGCTGGTTTCACTGGGGTACGATTGGGGTGGACTGTTGTTCCAAAACAACTGCTTTTCTCCGATGGATCCCCTGTTGCCAAGGACTTCAACCGCATTGTTTCGACTTGCTTCAATGGAGCATCCAACATTGCCCAAGCAGGAGCTCTGGCTTGCCTTTCACCAGAAGGCCTTAAG GCTATGCACGAGGTGATTGGTTTCTACAAAGAAAACACAGAGATAATTGTGGAGACATTCAACTCACTTGGGTTCAAGGTGTATGGAGGGAAGAATGCACCCTATGTGTGGGTTCATTTCCCCGGTCGAAGCTCATGGGATGTCTTTAgtgagattcttgagaagacTCATGTCGTTACCACGCCTGGGAGTGGTTTTGGACCCGGAGGTGAAGGTTTTATCAGGGTAAGTGCATTTGGTCATAGGGAGAATGTATTAGAGGCCTGTAGAAGATTCAAGCAGCTATACCAGTGA
- the LOC133033150 gene encoding uncharacterized protein LOC133033150, with the protein MADHTFVVGQEFSDVKAFRNAIKEAAIAQHFELRIIKSDLIRYFAKCATEGCPWRIRAVKLSNAQTFTIRSLEGTHTCGRNAHNGHHQASVDWIVSFIEERLRDDINYKPKDILHDIQKQYGITIPYKQAWRAKERGLAAIYGSSEEGYCLLPSYCEQIKKSNPGSVAEVFTTGVDNRFQRLFVSFYASICGFLNGCLPVIGLGGIQLKSKYLGTMLSATSFDADGGLYPLAFGVVDEENNESWTWFLSELHKALEMNTPNLPQLTFLSDGQKGTVDAIRRNFPRSFHAYCLRYLSESIGKEFKNSRLVHLLWKAAYATSTSGFKEKMAEIEEASSEAAKWLQQFDPSQWASVYSEGTRYGHLSSNIEEFNRWILEARELPVVQVIEQIHSKLMAEFEERRVKSDSWLSVLAPSAEKQMIESMSRASTYQVLRSDEVEFEVISAERSDIVNIGTHSCSCRDWQLHGIPCSHAVAAIISSRKDVYTFTEKCFTTASYRDSYAKEIYPIPAKLKWRKTDEAATDEDDDDARVVRPPKFRRPPGRPEKKRICVEELNREKHTVHCSRCNQTGHYKTTCKAEVMNSIEQF; encoded by the coding sequence ATGGCAGACCATACTTTTGTTGTTGGTCAAGAGTTTTCCGATGTTAAGGCCTTCAGGAATGCAATAAAAGAAGCTGCAATTGCACAACATTTTGAGCTTCGAATTATTAAAAGCGATTTGATTCGTTACTTTGCAAAATGCGCAACAGAGGGATGCCCATGGCGAATTCGTGCTGTGAAGCTTTCAAATGCCCAGACTTTTACAATAAGAAGCCTAGAAGGTACGCATACTTGTGGTAGAAATGCACACAATGGACACCATCAAGCTTCTGTTGATTGGATCGTGAGTTTCATAGAGGAGCGTTTAAGGGATGACATTAATTATAAACCAAAGGATATTTTGCATGACATACAAAAACAGTATGGAATCACAATACCATACAAGCAAGCTTGGCGTGCAAAGGAACGGGGACTTGCTGCAATTTATGGGTCTTCTGAAGAAGGTTATTGCCTGCTTCCTTCTTATTGTGAGCAGATAAAGAAGTCCAATCCTGGCAGTGTTGCAGAGGTTTTTACCACTGGTGTGGATAACCGTTTCCAGCGGCTCTTTGTTTCATTTTATGCGTCCATTTGTGGATTCCTGAATGGTTGCTTGCCTGTCATTGGACTTGGTGGAATCCAGCTTAAAAGCAAGTATCTTGGTACCATGCTTTCGGCAACTTCTTTCGATGCTGATGGAGGGTTATACCCACTTGCATTTGGTGTTGTTGATGAAGAAAATAACGAGAGCTGGACGTGGTTCTTATCAGAGTTGCATAAGGCACTTGAGATGAACACACCGAATTTACCGCAGCTTACATTTTTATCCGATGGACAGAAGGGCACTGTTGATGCAATAAGAAGGAACTTCCCGAGATCTTTCCATGCCTATTGTTTGCGCTACTTGAGTGAAAGCATTGGCAaagagttcaagaactcaaggCTGGTCCATCTTTTGTGGAAAGCTGCATATGCCACCTCTACTAGtggtttcaaagaaaaaatggcTGAAATCGAAGAGGCTTCTTCTGAAGCTGCAAAGTGGCTACAACAATTTGATCCTTCTCAATGGGCATCGGTCTATTCGGAAGGAACACGCTATGGTCATCTCTCATCGAATATTGAGGAGTTTAATAGATGGATACTTGAAGCTCGTGAATTGCCTGTAGTCCAGGTGATTGAGCAGATCCACAGTAAATTAATGGCAGAGTTTGAAGAACGCCGTGTAAAGAGTGATTCATGGCTTTCCGTACTTGCGCCATCTGCTGAAAAACAAATGATTGAATCCATGAGCCGCGCATCAACATACCAAGTTCTTCGATCTGATGAAGTTGAATTTGAAGTCATTTCAGCTGAGCGATCAGACATTGTGAACATTGGTACACATAGCTGCTCCTGCCGTGATTGGCAGCTTCATGGCATACCATGTTCCCACGCAGTTGCAGCTATCATCTCATCTCGAAAAGATGTATATACCTTCACAGAGAAGTGCTTTACAACAGCTAGTTACCGTGATAGTTATGCTAAAGAAATATACCCTATTCCTGCAAAACTCAAATGGAGAAAGACTGATGAGGCTGCTAcagatgaagatgatgatgatgctcgAGTTGTACGACCACCAAAGTTCCGTCGACCACCAGGGCGCCCTGAAAAGAAAAGGATTTGTGTAGAGGAACTGAACCGTGAGAAACACACAGTACATTGTAGCCGGTGTAACCAAACGGGGCATTACAAGACAACCTGCAAGGCAGAGGTGATGAATAGTATTGAACAATTTTAG